The proteins below are encoded in one region of Silene latifolia isolate original U9 population chromosome 2, ASM4854445v1, whole genome shotgun sequence:
- the LOC141642524 gene encoding inositol diphosphatase DSP4-like: MKLENSTDDDTCTAAVSHPSTTVTVAVSGGLIEEVYYVPPFNFAMVDNGIFRSGFPDLTNLPFLQTLGLRSVIYLCPEPYPKAITEFLEANGVHLFQYAIEMCKEPFVNIPPDMIREAMKITLDTRNHPVLIHCKGGKHRTGCLVGCLRKLQKWCLSSIFDEYQRFAGVKARISDQRFIEMFDISSLKNTSLQFSCSKKR, encoded by the exons ATGAAACTGGAAAATTCAACCGATGACGACACCTGTACTGCCGCCGTATCTCATCCGTCTACCACCGTCACTGTCGCCGTCTCCGGCGGCTTAATTGAAGAGGTGTATTACGTGCCGCCGTTCAATTTCGCGATGGTTGATAACGGTATTTTCCGGTCTGGTTTTCCTGATCTTACTAATTTACCCTTCCTTCAAACCCTAGGCCTTCGATCAGTCAT ATATTTGTGTCCGGAGCCGTATCCGAAAGCGATTACGGAGTTTTTAGAAGCTAATGGAGTTCATCTCTTCCAGTACGCCATTGAGATGTGCAAG GAGCCGTTTGTTAACATTCCTCCAGATATGATTCGTGAAGCCATGAAGATAACTCTCG ATACAAGAAACCACCCTGTCCTGATACACTGCAAAGGCGGAAAG CATCGAACCGGGTGTCTTGTAGGATGCTTAAGAAAGTTGCAAAAATGGTGCCTATCATCGATCTTTGACGAGTACCAACGATTTGCTGGTGTGAAAGCTAGGATATCAGATCAGAGGTTCATAGAGATGTTTGACATATCGAGCTTGAAGAACACCTCACTCCAATTTTCATGCTCAAAGAAGAGATGA